CGCGGCGCCGACGTCTGGGACGAGCTGCACCCGACAGCCGAGCAGCAGGTGACGCTTTACAACTGGCTGGTCGCCAAGGGTGAGGGAGTGCTGACCGGCGACTCGTTCTTCCACCTGTCCGGCCTGGGCGCGCCAGGTGCGCTGTCCGGGCTGAACATGTGCGGCGCGGGCCGGGTGGTCTGCCTGATCGACCCGGTCGGTGACGTCTACGCCTGCCCGTTCGCCATCCACGACCGCTTTCTGGCTGGAAACATCGTGCGGGACAACGGTTTCGACAACGTATGGAAGAACGCCCCGCTGTTCCGTGAACTGCGCGAGCCGCAGTCGGCCGGTGCCTGCGGCAGTTGCGGGCACTACGACGCGTGCCGGGGCGGCTGCATGGCCGCGAAGTTCTTCACCGGTCTGCCGCTCGACGGTCCCGACCCGGAGTGCGTCGAGGGCTACGGGGTGCCCGCCCTGGCGACCGAGCGGGACAAGCCCCGCCCCAGCGCCGATCACTCCCGCGGCAAACCGATCCTGCTGACTCTGTCCACCCGGCCACCGGCCAAGCCCTGCAACGAAAGTCCGATCTAGTCATGGCACGCGACACCTGGTTCGAAACCGTCGCCATCGCGCAGCAGCGCGCCAAGAAGCGCCTCCCCAAGTCTGCGTACGGCGCACTCATCGGTGGCAGTGAGAAGGGCCTCACGGTCAACGGCAACAACGAAGCCTTCAATGAGCTGGGCTTCGCCCCGCACGTCATCGGCGCGCTCGAAAAGCGCGACATGGCAACCACGGTGATGGGCCAAGAGGTTTCGGTGCCCGTGCTGATCTCACCGACCGGGGTGCAGGCCGTGCACCCTGACGGCGAGGTGGCCGTCGCCCGCGCCGCCGCGGCCCGCGGCACCGCGATGGGGTTGTCGTCGTTTGCCAGCAAGCCCATCGAAGAGGTCGTCGCGGCCAACCCGAAGACGTTCTTTCAGATCTACTGGCTGGGCGACCGGGACGCCATCGCCGCCCGCGCCGAGCGGGCCCGCGCCGCCGGGGCCGTCGGGCTCATCGTGACCACCGACTGGAGCTTCAGCCACGGGCGGGACTGGGGCAGCCCCAAGATCCCGGAAAAAATGGACCTCAAGACCATGATCAAGATGAGTCCCGAGGTTCTGACCAAGCCGAGCTGGTTCTACCAGTGGGCCAAGACCCTGCGCCCGCCGGCCCTGTCGGTGCCGAACCAGGCCGGCAGAGGCGAGGCCGGCCCGGCGTTCTTCGACGCCTACGGCCAGTGGATGGGCACGCCCCCGCCCACCTGGGACGACATCGCCTGGCTGCGCGAGCTGTGGGGCGGACCGTTCATGCTCAAGGGTGTCATGCGGATCGATGACGCCAAACGCGCTGTGGACGCTGGCGTTTCGGCGATCTCGGTGTCCAACCACGGTGGCAACAACCTGGACGGCACCCCGGCGTCGATCCGCGCGCTGCCTGCCATCGCGGAGGCGGTGGGCGACCAGGTCGAGGTGCTGCTGGACGGCGGTGTCCGCCGGGGCAGCGACGTCGTCAAGGCCTTGGCGCTGGGCGCCCGTGCGGTCATGATCGGCCGTGCCTACCTGTGGGGTTTGGCCGCCAACGGTCAGGCGGGTGTGGAGAACGTCCTCGACATCCTGACCGGTGGCATCGACTCGGCCCTGCGGGGGCTGGGCAAGGCGTCGGTTCACGACCTGACAGCCGAGGACATCTTGGTGCCGGACGGCTTCGTCCGGGCGCTGGGAGTGCCCGGCGGCGGGACGCACTGACCCCGTCATAACCTAGCCTCTGGTGCTGGCGTGACTGACGGGACGACGGTGAACGCTCCTGGTGGGCACCGCGGTCCCGATTGCGAAAGAAATCCGTCTTCTCCTCGAACAATTGGCGCACAGCAGGTGAATTCGGCCTACCATCGGCGCGTGGCTTTCCGGAGCGAGCTGGGCAACTCGACATCGAGTCAGCTTCGCGATACCTCGCCCACGATCTTGATCCCGGTCGGTTCGACCGAGCAGCATGGCCCGCACCTGCCGCTGGACACCGACACCCGCATCGCCACCGCGGTCGCCCGGGCCGCCACCGACGACCTCAACGGCTCCGGTCATGATCAGTTTCTGCTCGCGCCCGCGATCGCCTACGGCGCGTCCGGCGAGCATGAGGGCTTTGCCGGGACCGTGTCGATCGGCACCGCGGCGCTGACGACTGTGCTGGTCGAGTACGGTCGTTCGGCGTGTGGCTGGGCGCGACGGGTGGTCTTCGTCAACGGTCACGGTGGCAACCTGGAAGCCATGCGCTCCGCGGTGCGCCTGCTGCGCACCGAGGGCCGCGACGCCGCCTGGTGCCCGTGCATCGCCGAGGGCGGCGATGCCCACGCCGGTCATACGGAAACGTCTGTATTGCTACATATTTCGCCGGCGGACGTCCGCACCGATGCCTGGTGTAGCGGTAACAGGGCACCACTGGCTACCCTTTTGCCGCAGATGCGTCTCGGGGGGGTGGCCGCGGTGAGTGAGGTGGGCGTGCTGGGTGACCCGACGACGGCGACTCCGGTCGAGGGTGAGCGCATCTTCGCGCAGATGGTCGCCGATTGTTCACGACGTGTCGGCCGGTGGCGCCCGGCCGGCGACGGGCTGCTGATATGACCCAGCCGCGGTTGCCCGACGGCTTCGCGGTACAGGTCGATCGTCGGGTGCGCACACTCGCCGAGGGCTCGGCCCTGCTCGGGGGTTCACCGACCCGGCTGCTGCGCCTGGCGCCGGCGGCCCAGACCTTGCTGGACGGCGGCCGCCTCGAGGTGCGCGACGCGGTGAGCGCCCAGTTGGCCCGCACGCTGCTCGACGCCACCGTCGCTCATCCCCGCCCCGCGGGAGGTCCTTCGCATCGCGACGTCACCGTGGTTGTTCCGGTGCGCAACAACCCCTTTGGACTCTATCGGTTGATCATGTCCCTGCGCGGTATGCGGGTGGTGGTCGTCGACGACGGATCTGAGATGCCGGTTCAGCCCGACGATTTCGCCGGTGCCCGCTGTGACGTCGAGGTGGTACGCCACGCGCGCAGCAAAGGCCCGGCGGCAGCTCGTAACACCGGGCTTGCCTCTTGTGCAACAGATTTCGTTGCTTTCCTGGACTCCGATGTCGTGCCGCGGCGCGGCTGGCTCGAGGCGCTGCTAGGTCACTTCTGTGATCCCGCGGTGGCGCTGGTGGCCCCGCGCATCGTCGGGCTCGGACACAGCGATCAGCTGGTCGCCCGCTACGAGTCGGTGCGGTCGTCGCTGGACCTCGGTGAGCGCGAGGCTCCGGTGATGCCCTACGGGCGGGTGTCCTACGTGCCCAGTGCGGCGATCATCTGCCGGCGCTCGGTGCTGCTCGAGGTCGGGGGATTCGACGAGACCCTGCCCTCGGGTGAAGATGTTGACCTGTGCTGGCGGTTGATCGAGTCGGGCTCGCGGCTGCGCTACGAACCGATCGCGCTGGTCGCCCACGAGCACCGCACTCAGATGCGAGAGTGGCTGGGTCGCAAGGCGTTCTATGGCAGCTCCGCAGCTCCGTTGTCGATCCGGCACCCGGACAAGATGGCCCCGGTGGTGATTTCGGCGTGGAGCCTGCTGGTGTGGTTGCTGATGGCCATGGGCTCGGTGAGCGGCTATCTGGCCTCGCTGGTGTTCGCCGGGGTGACCACCCGCCGCACGGCCAAGGCCATGCAGAACACCGACGCAGGCATATCCGAAGTGATGGTCCTGGCTCTGCGCGGTATCGGCGCCGCCGCCCTGCAGCTGTCGGCGGCGGTCTGTCGGCATTACTGGCCGCTGGCGTTGGTGGCGGCTCTGTTGTCCCGCAGGTGCCGGCAGGCGATCCTGGTGGCGGCGGTGCTCGACGGCGTGCAGGACTGGATCACCCGCAACCGCAGCACCGACGTCGAGGGCAAACCGATCGGCCTGTTCGCCTACCTGTTGCTCAAGCGTCTCGACGATCTGGCCTACGGCGCCGGGCTGTGGACGGGTGTCATCCGCGAGCGCACGTTGCGGCCGTTGAAGCCGCAGATCAAAACCTGACTCGGTGGCCGACCACAACACCCGCAGCGACGTCCTGATCGTCGGTGCCGGCAGCGCCGGATCGGTGCTGGCCGAGCGCCTCTCGGCGGACCCGTCGTGCCGGGTCACCGTCGTCGAAACCGGCCCCGGCCCCGACGAACCGGGTGTCCGGGACCTCACCCGCAACGGACTGCAGTTGCCGATCGGCGCCGCGAGCCCGCTGGCCCAGCGCTATCGCAGCCGCCTGACCGACGACCCGCCCCGGGACGCCGACATCGTCCGCGGTGTGACGGTGGGTGGCTCCGGCGCGGTCAACGGTGGCTACTTCTGCCGGGCACTGCCCGTCGACTTCGACGGGCCTGGCGTGCCGGGCTGGTCATGGAGCGAGGTCAGACCGCACTACCGTGCCATCCAGACCGACCTGGACTTCCCCGACCGCGCCGACGGTGGTCCCATCGCCATCCGGCGCACCGACGAACTCGTCGGCAGCACAGCAGCTTTCGTCGACGCCGTCCAGGCTGCCGGACTGCGCTGGCTGCCCGACCTCAACACCGAGCCCACCGGGGACAACGCGCCACCCGGCATCGGGGCGGTGCCGCTGAACATCGTCGACGGTGTGCGCAGCGGCCCGGGCGCGGCCTTCCTGGAACCGGCCGCCGCCCGCCCCAATCTGACCGTGCTACCGCGCACCCGAGTCCTGCGCGTCAGACTGTCCGGCGGTCGCGCAGTCGGGGTCGAGACCGCCGGGCCGAACGGGCCGGGCGTGTTGGAAGCCGACCGCGTGGTCCTCTCGGCGGGTGCCATCTCCTCGGCGCAACTCCTCATGCTCTCGGGTGTCGGGCCCGCCGCGACCCTGCGCCGGCTCGGTATCGCGGTGTCGGCCGACCTGCCGGTGGGGCAACGAACCTGGGACCACCCGGAGTGGGTGCTGCCGACAACCTGGACCGTCGCGCCGCAGCGGCCGGTGCTCGAAGTGGTGCTGGTGATCGATGGCCTCGAGATTCGTCCGTACACAGGTGGTTTCATCGCCATGGTCGGTGACGGCACCGCCGGCCGTCCCGATTGGCCCCACCTCGGTGTGGCGCTGATGAGTCCCCGGGCCACCGGGCACGTCGCGCTGCAGTCGGCCGACCCGATGGTCACCCCGTTGATCGAGCACCATTACGACAGCGCGGGCGAGGACACCGCCGCGTTGCGGCGCGGCTGCGACTACGCCGCTGAGATACTAGGAACCACAACACCACTCGGTGAGCCGATGTGGTCGACCTCCCAGCATCTCTGCGGCACGGCTCCGATGGGGCTCGAGACCGACGAGTATGCCGTCGTCGATCCGCGGTGCCGAGTGCGGGGGATCGACAATCTCTGGGTGGTGGACGGTTCAGTCCTGCCGCGTATCACCAGCCGCGGCCCCCACGCGACGATCGCGATGATCGGGCACCGCGCCGCTGACTTCGTGTCGGCGGGTTAACCGTCGGACGAGCCGCAGTTGGCGGCCGTCCCGGCCAGGGGCCCACAACCCGATCAGCACGGCGGCACCCGCGACGAGAATCGCGAGCACCATGATCGAGCTCTGCATTGCGTGCAGGAAGGCCGACTTGCTGATGTCGGCCAGCTGGGCGCCGGCGGGCCCGAGCCGGGTGGAGACCGCCAGCGCTTCGGCCAGTGAACCACCGGCGGACTGTCGCACGGGCGGCGGAAACGCCGACAGTTGGTCGCCGAGGCGGTGAGTGTATTGACCGGCCAGCACCGAGCCCGCCAGGGCGATACCCAGCGCGGCACCGACTTCACGGACGGTGTCGTTGACCGCCGACGCCACACCCTGCTTGTCGTCGGGTGCGGCGTTCATGATCGCCGACGTGGTCGGGGCGGTGCACAGCCCGACTCCAGTGGAAAGTACCAGCAGCGGCCAGGCCAAGCTGAGGTAGGACGAGTCGATCCGCAGAGTCAACAGACAGATGAATCCGGCTGTCAGGAAGAGCAATCCGGTGAAGACGACCACCCGCAAACCCAGCCGCGGCAGGTACCACGACGACGTCACGGACAGCACGGCCAGCGGGAGTACCAGTGGGGTCAGCGCCATTGCGGTTTGCAACGCCGAGTAGCCCAAAATCAGCTGTGTGCACTGCATGACCAGGAACATGAACCCGAAGTTGGCCAGGAACAACACCGCGATCGCAGCCGCACCGGTCGCGAAATCGGCTCGCCGAAAAAGGGATACATCGAGCAGCGGATGTATTCGGTGGGCTTCCAATACGCCGAATGCCACCGCAAGCGCCAGCCCCGCGGCGAGACAGCAGATCACCAGCGGATCCGACCAGCCGCGTTGGGGCGCCTCGACGATGCCGAACACCAGTATTGCGACGGCGCCTGCGATCAGTACCGCGCCGGGCCAGTCGAGCGGGGGAGTCGCAGCGTCGCGGGAATCGCTGACCGTCCAGGTCAGCACGAACAGCAGCACGCCTGCGCCTGCCAATGCCCAGAAGATCGACTGCCACGGCCAAAATCGCAGCAAGACACCGGAACCCAACATTCCAAGCACCGCTCCGCTGCCGGCCACCGCGGCCCAGATGCCAACCGCCTTGGTGCGTTCCGACTTCGGGTAGACCACGGTGAGAAGGGACAGCGTGGCCGGCATGACGAACGCAGCTCCGGCTCCGGCCACCGCTCGGGCGGCGATGATCTGAATCGGTGAGTCGAAGAAGATCGGCGCCAGCGATGCCGACGTGAAAATGGCCAGGCCGATCAATAGAGCGCCGCGGCGGCCGTAGCGGTCACCGATGGCTCCGGCCGGCAGCAGCAGGCAGGCCAGAACCAGCGTGTAGCTGTCGACAACCCAGGTGAGCTGGGACTGGTTGGCCGAGGTCGACACGGCGATGTCGCCCAGCGCGGTGTTGAGGGCGATCATCGAGGAGATCACCAGCGCCACGCCCAGGCAGGCGACGGCCAATGTCCACGTTCGCTGCAGAGTCGAGACGTCCTGGAGTCGGCTATCGGTACCCTTGTCGGGCCGGATCGAGGTGTCCACGCAGGGCCTTCCTTCGGTCGCAGGTCCAACTGTGAGACTATCCGTCTCAAAAATATTCAAACGTGCTGATCGGCACCGGGGAGGATTCAACTCATGGCAAGCCGACGCAGTGACCCCAGACCTGCGCGTTCACGCGCGCGGTTACTGGACGCCGCAACGGCATTGCTGCGCACGGGCGGCCCCAGCGCGGTCACCGTAGACGCCGTAACGCGCGGCGCGAACGTCGCCAGGGCAACCCTGTACCGGCATTTCCCGAGCGGAAACGACTTGCTGGCCGCCGCGTTCCACAGCTTGATCCCGCCCGCCCCCATGCCGCCGGAATCCGGGACGTTGCGGGAGCGCCTGCTGGCACTGCTGCAGGCGCAGGCCGACCTCATCTCGGAGACCCCGGCCCTGTTGTCAGCGACCTACTGGCTGGCGCTGGGCCCGGACATGGAACACCTGCCCGGCAAGGCCGGGGACGCCGACAGCCCGGAGGTCCGCACCCTGCGGGAGCGGGTGGCCCAGCAGTACGGCGCACCGTTCGACGCGATCTTCGACAGCCCGGACGCCCGGCGTGAACTCGGCGAGGTCGACCGCGCGCAGGCCATCATGCTGTTGATCGGCCCGCTGGTTGCCGGCCGGATCAGTACGCTCGCCGACTTCGACTACCGCGAGTGCGCCCGCGCCGCGGTGGACGGCTTTCTGGCCGTCCACCGGATCAGTGAAATCACTTCAGCGAGTAGCGAATCGGCAGGCGTTTGAGGCCACCGACGAAGGTGGTGGCCATCAGTTCGGGGTCGCCGGCGAGTTCGATGGACTTGATACGCGGGACCAGTTCGGTGAAGAAGCTGTTCATCTCCATGCGGGCCAGGGCGGCACCCAGGCAGAAGTGCACGCCGTAGCCGAAGGACAGGTGCTTGTTGGGGTCGCGTCCGACGTCGAAGCGCATCGGGTCGGCGAAGACCTCTTCGTCGCGGTTGGCCGATACGTAGGACAGCAGCACGGCTTCGCCCTTGGCGATGGGGACACCGCGCACCTCGGTGTCGGCCTGGGCGGTGCGCATGAACTCCTTGACCGGCACGACGCAGCGGATCATCTCTTCGACCGCGGTGCCCATCAGGCCCGGATCATTCTGCAGCCGCTCGAGCTCGTCCTGGTTGCGGATGAGTTCCAGTAGACCGCCCGCGATTCCGGCACTGGTGGTGTCGTGGCCGGCGCTGGCGACGATCACGTAATACGAAGCGGTGTCCATGTCGGACAACGGTTCTCCGTTGATCGTGGCGTTCGCGATCGCCGAGCTGAGATCCTCGGTGGGGTTTTCGCGGCGCGACGCGGTCAACGCGTTGAAGTAGTTGAAGAAGTCCAACAGCACCGCAAGCATGTCGTCGGTCTTGCCGCCGCGTTGGAACTCCTCGTCGTCGCCACCGAACATCTCCTGGGTGAGCTTGAGCATCCGCGGAAAGTCCGATTCCGGCAGGCCCAGCAGCGACAGGATGATGTAGAGCGGGTAGTTGACCGCGATCTCCTGCACGAAGTCGAGCTCGGGCCCCTGCTCGAGCATCTTGTCGACATAGATCTTGGCCAGCTCGTCGCAGCGGGTCTTCAACGCGCGCATGGCTTTCGGGCGGAACCAGTCGGCGCCGATCTTGCGCATGTCGCGGTGCAGCGGATCGTCCATGTGAATCAGCGTGCGCAGGCCGATCCCGGCTTCCATCTGCGCGCGCAGTACGTCGTCGGCTTCGGCGATCGCCAGCAGTGGCCGCGGATCGTTGGTGAACAGGTCGTTCTGACGCTCGATGTCCATGATGTCGGCGTGCTTGGTGATCGCCCAGAACGGCCGGTATCCCTCGGCCTCGACCCACGACACGGGGGCATGTGCACGCAGGTGAGCAAGCGAGGCGTGCATCCGCGTCTCATCGGTGTAGCCCAGCGGACTGGCCAGAACCCGGGCCGCCTTGTCCATGATCCGTGGGGTCATCGGGTCTCCTCGCTCACTCATACCAGAAACTTGACGGGTGTCAGGTTGCAAGTTTGGCGCGAATTCTGCCAGGTCGCAGGCAAATCGCGCGAATTGCCAGGTCATGGCTTGAGTGGCCCGCCGCGTAGGCTCAATTCTTGTGCCACACCAATCGAGGAGCCGACGAGCACGGCGCGCGATGGTGCTGCTCATGGCCCTGGTGGTGTCGGCATGCGCACGGAACGGCAGCGAGCCGCAACCGCAGGTTGCCGCGGCCGCCGAGCCGGGGCCGGCAGTGGTACAGACCGCGGGGGGTGCGCTGCGTGGCGTCGTCGCCCCCGGCTATCGGGTCTTCAACGGCATTCCCTACGCGGCCGCACCGGTGGGGTCACTGCGCTGGCAGCCGCCGCAGCCGGCGGCGCCGTGGCCCGGCGTGCGTGATGCCACCAAGCCAGGCCTGCGGTGCATCCAGGACACCACCTACGACCCCGACTACGGACGGCCCACCGGCGAGGACTGCCTGAACCTCAACGTCTGGACCCCTGACGGTGCGAGCCGCTCCCATCAGAAGCCGGTGATGGTGTGGATTCACGGTGGCGGCTTCCTCAACGGCAGTGCCGACATCTACGACGCGCGCTGGATGGCGACCCAGGGCGACATCGTCGTCGTCACCATCAACTACCGGCTGGGGACCCTCGGGTTCCTGGCGGATCCCGCACTGAGCCCGGACGGCGACGTCGGCAACTACGGTCTGGCCGATCAACAGGCCGCGCTGCGGTGGGTCCGCGACAACATCGCCGAATTCGGCGGTGACCCAACCAAAGTCACGATCGCCGGTGAATCGGCGGGTGCGATGTCGGTGTGCGACCATCTGGTCGCGCCCGAGTCGAAGGGCTTGTTCCGCGCCGCGATCCTGCAGAGCGGACCGTGTCAGGCGCAGGCGGATCGGCCCACCGCCCAACAGGTCAGTGCCGAGTACGCGGCCGGGGCGGGCTGCACCGATCCCGCCACGGTGGCGGCGTGCTTGCGAGCGCTGCCGACCGACGCCCTGCGACGGGCCCCGCTCTATGTCGGGTTCGGCCCCGACAAGCTGACCGGGCCGGTCACCGGTACCGACCGGTTGCCCGTTGACCCGATGATCGCGTTCGCGTCGAGTCGGGTTCCCCGGACGCCGGTGCTCGTCGGCAGCAACGGTGACGAGTTCGCGATGTTCGCCGCAATCGAGTACCTCAAGGATCGGCAGCTGCCGCCCTACCCGCAGCTGATGGCGAAGACGTTCGGCGTGGACGCCGCCGCGGTCGCCGAGCGCTATCCGCTGGACCGGTATGGGGGCAGTGTCGGCCTGGCCTACTCCGCGGCGGTC
This is a stretch of genomic DNA from Mycobacterium sp. ELW1. It encodes these proteins:
- a CDS encoding carboxylesterase family protein, which codes for MVLLMALVVSACARNGSEPQPQVAAAAEPGPAVVQTAGGALRGVVAPGYRVFNGIPYAAAPVGSLRWQPPQPAAPWPGVRDATKPGLRCIQDTTYDPDYGRPTGEDCLNLNVWTPDGASRSHQKPVMVWIHGGGFLNGSADIYDARWMATQGDIVVVTINYRLGTLGFLADPALSPDGDVGNYGLADQQAALRWVRDNIAEFGGDPTKVTIAGESAGAMSVCDHLVAPESKGLFRAAILQSGPCQAQADRPTAQQVSAEYAAGAGCTDPATVAACLRALPTDALRRAPLYVGFGPDKLTGPVTGTDRLPVDPMIAFASSRVPRTPVLVGSNGDEFAMFAAIEYLKDRQLPPYPQLMAKTFGVDAAAVAERYPLDRYGGSVGLAYSAAVTDSVFSCPADRIASGLAHTGPVYAYEFNDRTAPAPDPLLAAPFPVGASHSLELRYLFDVGGARPLDPAQRVLSDQMVAYWSQFVKTGSPEVSGLPDWPEFGADEAGGKRLSLQTGDLTVTTDFSARHQCAFWTSRTGAR
- a CDS encoding MFS transporter — encoded protein: MDTSIRPDKGTDSRLQDVSTLQRTWTLAVACLGVALVISSMIALNTALGDIAVSTSANQSQLTWVVDSYTLVLACLLLPAGAIGDRYGRRGALLIGLAIFTSASLAPIFFDSPIQIIAARAVAGAGAAFVMPATLSLLTVVYPKSERTKAVGIWAAVAGSGAVLGMLGSGVLLRFWPWQSIFWALAGAGVLLFVLTWTVSDSRDAATPPLDWPGAVLIAGAVAILVFGIVEAPQRGWSDPLVICCLAAGLALAVAFGVLEAHRIHPLLDVSLFRRADFATGAAAIAVLFLANFGFMFLVMQCTQLILGYSALQTAMALTPLVLPLAVLSVTSSWYLPRLGLRVVVFTGLLFLTAGFICLLTLRIDSSYLSLAWPLLVLSTGVGLCTAPTTSAIMNAAPDDKQGVASAVNDTVREVGAALGIALAGSVLAGQYTHRLGDQLSAFPPPVRQSAGGSLAEALAVSTRLGPAGAQLADISKSAFLHAMQSSIMVLAILVAGAAVLIGLWAPGRDGRQLRLVRRLTRRHEVSGAVPDHRDRRVGAAAGDTRQD
- the mftE gene encoding mycofactocin biosynthesis peptidyl-dipeptidase MftE, coding for MNSAYHRRVAFRSELGNSTSSQLRDTSPTILIPVGSTEQHGPHLPLDTDTRIATAVARAATDDLNGSGHDQFLLAPAIAYGASGEHEGFAGTVSIGTAALTTVLVEYGRSACGWARRVVFVNGHGGNLEAMRSAVRLLRTEGRDAAWCPCIAEGGDAHAGHTETSVLLHISPADVRTDAWCSGNRAPLATLLPQMRLGGVAAVSEVGVLGDPTTATPVEGERIFAQMVADCSRRVGRWRPAGDGLLI
- the mftF gene encoding mycofactocin biosynthesis glycosyltransferase MftF (Members of this protein family, MftF, are glycosyltransferases, members of PF00535 (glycosyl transferase family 2). The encoding gene is found as part of the mycofactocin cassette, in Mycobacterium tuberculosis, many other Actinobacteria, and occasional members of other lineages. Mycofactocin itself, a putative redox carrier, is a heavily modified derivative of the C-terminal Val-Tyr dipeptide of the mycofactocin precursor MftA (TIGR03969).), whose translation is MTQPRLPDGFAVQVDRRVRTLAEGSALLGGSPTRLLRLAPAAQTLLDGGRLEVRDAVSAQLARTLLDATVAHPRPAGGPSHRDVTVVVPVRNNPFGLYRLIMSLRGMRVVVVDDGSEMPVQPDDFAGARCDVEVVRHARSKGPAAARNTGLASCATDFVAFLDSDVVPRRGWLEALLGHFCDPAVALVAPRIVGLGHSDQLVARYESVRSSLDLGEREAPVMPYGRVSYVPSAAIICRRSVLLEVGGFDETLPSGEDVDLCWRLIESGSRLRYEPIALVAHEHRTQMREWLGRKAFYGSSAAPLSIRHPDKMAPVVISAWSLLVWLLMAMGSVSGYLASLVFAGVTTRRTAKAMQNTDAGISEVMVLALRGIGAAALQLSAAVCRHYWPLALVAALLSRRCRQAILVAAVLDGVQDWITRNRSTDVEGKPIGLFAYLLLKRLDDLAYGAGLWTGVIRERTLRPLKPQIKT
- the mftG gene encoding mycofactocin system GMC family oxidoreductase MftG gives rise to the protein MADHNTRSDVLIVGAGSAGSVLAERLSADPSCRVTVVETGPGPDEPGVRDLTRNGLQLPIGAASPLAQRYRSRLTDDPPRDADIVRGVTVGGSGAVNGGYFCRALPVDFDGPGVPGWSWSEVRPHYRAIQTDLDFPDRADGGPIAIRRTDELVGSTAAFVDAVQAAGLRWLPDLNTEPTGDNAPPGIGAVPLNIVDGVRSGPGAAFLEPAAARPNLTVLPRTRVLRVRLSGGRAVGVETAGPNGPGVLEADRVVLSAGAISSAQLLMLSGVGPAATLRRLGIAVSADLPVGQRTWDHPEWVLPTTWTVAPQRPVLEVVLVIDGLEIRPYTGGFIAMVGDGTAGRPDWPHLGVALMSPRATGHVALQSADPMVTPLIEHHYDSAGEDTAALRRGCDYAAEILGTTTPLGEPMWSTSQHLCGTAPMGLETDEYAVVDPRCRVRGIDNLWVVDGSVLPRITSRGPHATIAMIGHRAADFVSAG
- a CDS encoding cytochrome P450, whose product is MTPRIMDKAARVLASPLGYTDETRMHASLAHLRAHAPVSWVEAEGYRPFWAITKHADIMDIERQNDLFTNDPRPLLAIAEADDVLRAQMEAGIGLRTLIHMDDPLHRDMRKIGADWFRPKAMRALKTRCDELAKIYVDKMLEQGPELDFVQEIAVNYPLYIILSLLGLPESDFPRMLKLTQEMFGGDDEEFQRGGKTDDMLAVLLDFFNYFNALTASRRENPTEDLSSAIANATINGEPLSDMDTASYYVIVASAGHDTTSAGIAGGLLELIRNQDELERLQNDPGLMGTAVEEMIRCVVPVKEFMRTAQADTEVRGVPIAKGEAVLLSYVSANRDEEVFADPMRFDVGRDPNKHLSFGYGVHFCLGAALARMEMNSFFTELVPRIKSIELAGDPELMATTFVGGLKRLPIRYSLK
- a CDS encoding TetR/AcrR family transcriptional regulator; translated protein: MASRRSDPRPARSRARLLDAATALLRTGGPSAVTVDAVTRGANVARATLYRHFPSGNDLLAAAFHSLIPPAPMPPESGTLRERLLALLQAQADLISETPALLSATYWLALGPDMEHLPGKAGDADSPEVRTLRERVAQQYGAPFDAIFDSPDARRELGEVDRAQAIMLLIGPLVAGRISTLADFDYRECARAAVDGFLAVHRISEITSASSESAGV
- the mftD gene encoding pre-mycofactocin synthase MftD (MftD, an enzyme found in the mycofactocin biosynthesis locus, performs an oxidative deamination of 3-amino-5-[(p-hydroxyphenyl)methyl]-4,4-dimethyl-2-pyrrolidinone (AHDP). The resulting compound, now called pre-mycofactocin (PMFT), is a biologically active redox cofactor that can oxidize the non-exchangeable NADH of TIGR03971 family SDR-type oxidoreductases.), translating into MARDTWFETVAIAQQRAKKRLPKSAYGALIGGSEKGLTVNGNNEAFNELGFAPHVIGALEKRDMATTVMGQEVSVPVLISPTGVQAVHPDGEVAVARAAAARGTAMGLSSFASKPIEEVVAANPKTFFQIYWLGDRDAIAARAERARAAGAVGLIVTTDWSFSHGRDWGSPKIPEKMDLKTMIKMSPEVLTKPSWFYQWAKTLRPPALSVPNQAGRGEAGPAFFDAYGQWMGTPPPTWDDIAWLRELWGGPFMLKGVMRIDDAKRAVDAGVSAISVSNHGGNNLDGTPASIRALPAIAEAVGDQVEVLLDGGVRRGSDVVKALALGARAVMIGRAYLWGLAANGQAGVENVLDILTGGIDSALRGLGKASVHDLTAEDILVPDGFVRALGVPGGGTH